TCGAAAGTCTCTCTTTCAGGGCCAAGTCTTTCTCTCTAATAGAGCACATGGTCTGAAACTTTAACACAGCCTCCTTATCTACTATTGGTTTCTTTGCAGAAGCTGCTTTCGCAGCCTTAACACCCGCTGGACGTTTGGTAGGTTGCTCATCTAGATTGACAGTTGTTTGAGAGCTTGATGTTTCTGCTCCATCCTCACACTTTCTCTTCTTAGCGCTTCCACCAAGCTTACTACTAGCATGCTCACACCATTTCTGGTCATAGCGGAGCTCCTTCCAAGCATGGTGAAGGTTAAATTTAAGCTTGTGATCGTTGCAAAAGATCTCGTGTGCCAGTTTCACAACATCACTCTCACTCTGACCACTTGTTTTCTGTCTTGTTGCAGCCGCATAGGATCCACAGAAGTTGCACACAAGATCGTTCAGCTTCTGTCACCTTTGCTTACACTGAAGAGGTTCTCGCTTATCACCCCTTTCCACCTTTGGACTAGCTGCATAGTAAGCTGCAATGCGGCTCCAGAAAGTACCTGCTTTCTGCTCATTGCTTATGACAGGATCCTTACTGGTGTTTAACCAGACACTAATGAGCACTAGATCATCAGAGGGagttcacttctttttttctttgcgCTGGGTAGGTGACTCTTCACAGAAGCTTGATGTTTCTGTACATTGGGTACTAAAGACAGGGAGTTACGATGAACCGAGTTCAGGAAGGAGACTATCTTGTTGACTGTTAAGCAGATCAACAAAATTGGGGGCCTGGCTATATGGATTATACAAATCCATATTCTAATATGATAAAGAAGAGAGAATAAGaagttggaagatgaagagaagaagatgttggaagatgaagagaagaagacaagaaTGATACTCAGATTTAAAGATGAAAAGATAAGAAGATGTTGGAAGATACGGCTCCTCATTTAAAgataaaaagagaagaagatgataagAGTTGAACTGACATATATCTAGCATATTTATTACCTAACCATCTCCTAAAGTAACactaaaacaaacattaaacaCAAGCACAACATGGAACATAGACCAAGCATTAAGGTGAGTTGACATGTATCTAACAAGCATTCAGTTCTATCCACTATTGAAACATTAATCAGACGCATTCATCACACGCTTTACCCTAACCACAACCTAATTCTCACAACCAGATGATCTTAAACTCTATCAACTACTACCAGACGCAATCAATTAagataaaagcaagaaaagctTTTAGTAATAGAACGTTACCTGGACTTGCAATCAGGACCAGCTTCAGACACTTCCAAGTTACTCTCCTCTGGTCCGCCTCATTGCTCCCTGCACTATAAGCCCAaagatttaaataaaacttGTTGAAACTATTTACTTGGACGACATTGAACAAGCATCTATCAAATAGTAtagatctttttaaaattaacaatgGAAAGTATACTTTCCAGAGTAGAAGCCGTTCTTGTTCTCAGGATCAGTGACATCAATCTGATGAAACACAAGGCTTTGATTGCTCCAGTCTCACTGTCTCAACAAGAACGTGGTCCTTTATTATCTTCTCAGTCTCTCAACAGATTCAATTGCTCCGGTAACtacaaaactgaaacaaaactGATAAACAACTAATAAGATCACAGATGAAAACAAGAGAACTTAATGAAGGGGATGATGATTTAGACATACCTTCAGAGAGTTTTGATAGTTTCGCTACAATCCAGACGACATCCTACAAAAATAACAGAGGAATAGAGTGAGACATCAAACGATTTGAAGAAGGACAGAGGAATCGAGGGACTCGCCGTGGAACTGAGAAGATTTgaagaatcgatcgacggaggaATCGAGGTACAGAAGAATCGAGGGACAGAGTAATCGTCGGCCTTGGTGGTGGGTTTCCATCGGTGGTGTGTTTTGATCCTTCCTCTGTCACGGAGAACCGAGAAGACAGAGACACGGTGGTGGTTTCGATCGGTGGTGGTTTCGAACCTTTCCTTCGAACGGTGGTGGTTTCGATCGGTGGTGGTTTGGATGATCGGTGGAGGATCGGTGGTGGTTTCGATCGGTGGAGAATTGATCGGTGGTGATCTGTGTGGAGGATCGGTGGTGGTTTCGATGGGTTTGGCCCCTTTCCTTCGAACGGAGAACACGAAAAGACAGAGCGACGAAgtgagagaagaaaagaaagaaaaaaaaaattcaactagaAGACTGACACGTGGGTTTAAAACTTCGCTAATAATCGATCACCAAACATCCAAATTAAGGATCGGTAATcccttttttctcttcttctgatttaattttaatcacttttttctctaaaaaaccCATTAAGGTTCAGGGTTAACGATGTTCTTAGTCAAAAACAAAGTAGTTTAGCTCCGCGACCCGCGTGATGACATGTACTGATCTCCGTATTATTGAACGTGGATTAAAATCTCCCGTATTAATTAAATGGTTAAGGTTTACTGAATAGATATCATatggtgggggggggggggggggggggggggggggggtggggggggggggggggggggtttgggTGGGGGGGGG
This genomic stretch from Brassica napus cultivar Da-Ae chromosome C9, Da-Ae, whole genome shotgun sequence harbors:
- the LOC125592472 gene encoding glutathione S-transferase T2-like, whose product is MSRKQKLNDLVCNFCGSYAAATRQKTSGQSESDVVKLAHEIFCNDHKLKFNLHHAWKELRYDQKWCEHASSKLGGSAKKRKCEDGAETSSSQTTVNLDEQPTKRPAGVKAAKAASAKKPIVDKEAVLKFQTMCSIREKDLALKERLSKMDLLNTLISKNVPLSEKRRSTKD